A single region of the Pirellulales bacterium genome encodes:
- a CDS encoding glucosidase: MNAEAIRLDEAKQGTQPWRQWGAYLSERQWGTVREDYSRDGTAWDYFPHDHARSRAYRWGEDGLAGFCDDHCQLCLCVGLWNEHDPILKERIFGLTNSEGNHGEDVKECYWYLDALPTHSYLKLLYKYPQREFPYKQLVEANLGRSKLDPEYEIIDTGVFDDDRYFDVFVEYAKRDPRDALMLITFHNRGPEAARLHVLPQLWFRNIWSWRGDLQKPNLSKVDARTVIANHHALGKYHWYLDGDAQLLFTDNDTNPRRLFGMNDAPGYFKDAFDDYVVHGNRAAVNPANTGTKAAAHYVLTLPPGGSTTIRTRLTQMPRSPEFDGFDEVFDQRLAEADAFYEHVGHGIADDDAKRVHRQALAGLVWTQQFYHYDVARWLSGDELQPPPPQDRRHGRNSNWRHVKCREIMSMPDAWEFPWFAAWDLAFHCVALATIDTEFAKQQLVLLGREWFMHPNGELPAYEWAFGDVNPPVHAWAAWRVYQIDRARHGHHGDRAFLERVFHKLLLNFTWWVNRKDSQNRNIFDGGFLGLDNIAIFDRNQPLPGGAHLSEADSTGWMAMYCLNLMRIALELAQHDLAYQSIASKFFEHFLAIAETMNHVGTKAVEEGGIGMWDDELNWYCSIIDMSSGDTRRLHSFSMVNLIPLFAVEVIESYDLTRVPEFAARLQWMVEHRKDLAHLVAEWTQPGVDRRVLMALMRGHRMKKVLERMLAETQFLSDYGVRSLSKLHRAQPATFQCDGHVLTLGYEPGESEGELFGGNSNWRGPIWFPVNYLIVESLQKFHHYYGDDFKVECPTGSGKHVTLLEAAHEITKRLTQLFLRDSKGRRPVHGSHEKLQTDPHFRDYIWFHEYFHGDNGRGLGASHQTGWTALVAKLLHPKKPPRTCARDHHAEMAKAERPVSADK, encoded by the coding sequence ATGAATGCAGAAGCCATACGCCTGGATGAAGCAAAGCAAGGCACGCAGCCCTGGCGGCAATGGGGCGCTTATCTTAGCGAACGCCAATGGGGGACGGTACGTGAAGACTACAGCCGCGACGGCACGGCCTGGGATTATTTTCCGCACGACCACGCCCGCAGCCGGGCGTATCGCTGGGGAGAAGATGGCTTGGCGGGTTTTTGCGACGACCACTGCCAATTGTGCCTCTGCGTCGGACTTTGGAACGAGCACGATCCCATTTTGAAAGAGCGCATCTTCGGCCTGACGAATAGCGAAGGCAATCACGGCGAAGATGTCAAGGAGTGCTACTGGTATCTCGACGCACTGCCGACGCACTCCTACCTGAAGCTGCTCTACAAATACCCGCAGCGCGAATTTCCTTACAAACAACTCGTCGAAGCCAATCTCGGACGCTCGAAACTCGATCCAGAATACGAAATCATCGATACCGGAGTGTTCGACGACGATCGATATTTTGATGTGTTCGTCGAATACGCGAAGCGTGATCCCCGCGATGCGCTAATGCTCATTACCTTTCACAATCGTGGTCCTGAGGCGGCCCGACTCCACGTCCTGCCGCAATTGTGGTTTCGCAATATTTGGTCGTGGCGTGGAGATTTGCAAAAACCAAATTTGTCGAAAGTCGACGCTCGCACCGTCATCGCCAACCACCATGCGCTCGGCAAGTATCACTGGTATCTCGACGGCGATGCTCAACTGCTGTTCACGGATAACGACACCAATCCACGCCGCCTGTTTGGCATGAATGATGCACCGGGCTATTTCAAAGACGCGTTCGACGACTATGTCGTCCATGGCAATCGAGCCGCGGTCAACCCGGCAAACACGGGAACAAAAGCGGCTGCTCATTATGTGCTCACGCTTCCGCCAGGAGGCTCGACGACGATCCGCACACGGCTGACTCAAATGCCTCGCAGCCCCGAGTTCGACGGTTTCGACGAGGTTTTCGACCAGCGGTTAGCGGAAGCTGATGCGTTCTACGAACATGTTGGCCACGGCATTGCTGACGACGATGCAAAACGGGTTCATCGCCAGGCTCTGGCGGGTCTAGTTTGGACACAGCAATTTTACCATTACGACGTCGCCCGCTGGCTGAGCGGCGACGAATTGCAGCCTCCTCCTCCTCAGGATCGCCGCCACGGGCGCAATTCCAATTGGCGTCATGTAAAATGCCGCGAGATCATGTCGATGCCCGATGCGTGGGAATTTCCTTGGTTTGCTGCCTGGGATTTGGCATTTCACTGCGTTGCGCTGGCAACGATCGATACGGAATTCGCCAAGCAGCAACTCGTGCTGCTGGGGCGCGAGTGGTTCATGCACCCCAATGGTGAACTGCCGGCATACGAATGGGCGTTCGGAGACGTCAATCCGCCGGTTCACGCTTGGGCCGCGTGGCGCGTGTATCAAATCGACCGCGCACGGCACGGCCACCACGGCGATCGCGCGTTTCTGGAACGGGTATTCCATAAGCTGCTGCTGAATTTCACCTGGTGGGTCAACCGTAAAGATTCCCAAAATCGCAACATCTTCGACGGCGGCTTTCTGGGCCTGGACAACATTGCGATTTTCGACCGCAACCAGCCCCTGCCGGGAGGCGCGCATTTATCCGAGGCCGACAGCACCGGCTGGATGGCGATGTATTGCCTCAATCTCATGCGCATCGCGTTGGAACTGGCCCAACACGATCTGGCATATCAAAGCATCGCTAGCAAGTTCTTCGAGCACTTCCTGGCCATCGCCGAAACGATGAATCACGTCGGTACGAAGGCCGTTGAAGAAGGGGGCATCGGCATGTGGGACGACGAGCTGAATTGGTATTGCTCGATCATCGACATGTCCAGCGGCGACACGCGGCGGCTGCATTCGTTCTCCATGGTCAACCTGATTCCGTTGTTTGCCGTGGAAGTGATCGAGTCGTACGATTTGACCCGCGTGCCGGAATTCGCAGCGCGGCTCCAATGGATGGTCGAGCACCGCAAAGACCTTGCCCATCTGGTGGCCGAATGGACGCAGCCCGGCGTCGATCGGCGAGTGTTGATGGCATTGATGCGCGGTCACCGGATGAAAAAAGTGCTCGAACGGATGCTCGCTGAAACGCAATTTCTATCGGATTATGGCGTGCGGTCGTTGTCGAAGCTGCATCGCGCCCAGCCGGCGACCTTTCAATGCGACGGCCATGTTTTGACGCTCGGCTACGAACCGGGGGAATCGGAGGGAGAACTGTTCGGCGGTAACTCCAATTGGCGCGGGCCGATTTGGTTTCCCGTAAATTATCTCATCGTCGAATCGCTGCAAAAGTTTCATCACTACTACGGCGACGACTTCAAAGTCGAGTGCCCAACCGGCTCGGGGAAGCATGTAACTTTGCTGGAGGCCGCCCACGAGATTACCAAGCGGCTAACTCAGTTGTTTTTGCGCGACTCAAAAGGTCGTCGCCCCGTTCACGGCTCTCACGAAAAATTGCAAACCGATCCGCACTTCCGTGATTACATCTGGTTCCACGAATACTTCCACGGCGACAATGGCCGCGGCTTGGGGGCCAGCCACCAAACCGGCTGGACCGCCTTAGTCGCAAAACTGCTCCATCCGAAGAAGCCTCCACGGACGTGTGCCAGAGACCATCATGCGGAAATGGCAAAGGCCGAACGACCAGTTTCTGCTGACAAATGA
- a CDS encoding glycogen debranching enzyme family protein, translating to MAIVMDNRTEWLEPDGLGGFASGTTCGERTRRYHALLLVASSPPTGRMTLVNGFDAWVDTPSGTFAISTQRYTPNVVYPDGVSRLVEFNADPWPRWTYRNDDQTTIVQELFVPHGLAACCLRWTLTASIACPTGSKQDHLKSGARPGPFSLAVRPLFSGRDYHCLHHENSAFGFKAAARNGWLIWHPYDGVPGICLLTNASYLHQPDWYRSFLYEQEQARGLDCVEDLASPGILKWDLSDDAVLILAAEGADAVVNSLGHAATDVFQTLATIERKRRLEFPTALHRAADAYLVRRSSTGDRVASQSTIALRQSDMPASPCKTIIAGYPWFTDWGRDTFVSVRGLCLTTGRIDDALQILLAWAGTVSEGMLPNRFPDSGSEPEYNSVDASLWFTIAVHDLIQTAGHHRRPIGDGARRVLEQAVRAILDGYARGTRFGIRLDDDFLMAAGQRGVQLTWMDAKVGDWVVTPRIGKPVEVQALWLNALQSAITIWHDRKWIEPFQRGSLEFERRFWNPATNCLYDVVDVDHVAGQTDALLRPNQIFSVGGLPFPLLHGERARHVVAAVEHQLLTPLGLRTLAPGSPNYAARYAGDQRQRDNAYHQGTVWPWLLGPFVEAWLRVRGESEAAKAEGREKFLPALEAHLQTAGLGHISEIADAESPFTPGGCPFQAWSLGELLRLKMKLLAE from the coding sequence ATGGCCATCGTCATGGACAACCGCACCGAGTGGCTTGAACCAGACGGTCTTGGCGGCTTTGCTTCGGGAACGACCTGCGGCGAACGGACGCGGCGCTATCATGCCCTGTTGCTTGTGGCGAGCAGTCCGCCAACGGGGCGGATGACGCTGGTCAATGGCTTCGACGCCTGGGTAGATACGCCGAGCGGCACATTCGCCATTTCGACGCAAAGATACACGCCCAATGTTGTTTATCCAGACGGCGTTTCGCGGTTGGTCGAATTTAATGCTGATCCTTGGCCGCGGTGGACATATCGGAACGACGACCAAACGACGATCGTTCAAGAATTGTTCGTTCCGCATGGACTTGCGGCATGTTGCCTGCGGTGGACTCTCACCGCATCCATCGCCTGCCCAACAGGGAGCAAGCAGGATCATTTGAAAAGCGGTGCACGCCCTGGGCCGTTTTCACTCGCGGTTCGCCCGCTCTTTTCTGGCCGCGATTATCACTGTCTGCATCACGAGAATTCTGCCTTCGGCTTCAAGGCGGCAGCACGAAACGGTTGGCTGATCTGGCATCCTTACGATGGCGTTCCCGGCATCTGTTTGCTAACCAATGCCAGCTATCTGCATCAGCCGGATTGGTATCGGAGCTTTTTGTACGAGCAAGAACAAGCGCGCGGACTCGATTGCGTCGAAGATCTGGCATCGCCCGGCATACTGAAATGGGATCTCTCGGACGACGCGGTGCTCATCCTGGCTGCCGAAGGGGCGGACGCCGTGGTGAATTCGCTTGGCCATGCCGCGACCGACGTGTTTCAGACGCTTGCCACGATCGAGCGCAAGCGACGATTGGAATTCCCCACGGCGCTGCACCGCGCAGCCGACGCCTATCTAGTTCGCCGTAGTTCCACGGGAGATCGAGTTGCCAGTCAATCGACAATTGCATTACGGCAGTCTGACATGCCAGCGTCGCCCTGCAAAACGATCATCGCCGGTTATCCTTGGTTCACCGATTGGGGCCGCGACACCTTTGTTTCCGTGCGCGGATTGTGCCTGACGACTGGTCGCATCGACGATGCGCTGCAAATCCTGCTCGCTTGGGCCGGCACGGTTTCGGAGGGCATGTTGCCCAATCGCTTTCCCGATTCGGGCAGTGAGCCTGAGTACAATTCGGTCGATGCTTCGCTGTGGTTCACAATCGCAGTCCACGATCTGATTCAAACCGCGGGGCATCATAGGCGCCCGATCGGCGATGGAGCACGCCGAGTCTTGGAACAGGCAGTTCGCGCGATTCTCGATGGATATGCCCGTGGAACGCGATTCGGCATTCGTCTGGACGACGACTTTCTAATGGCCGCCGGCCAGCGCGGTGTACAGCTCACTTGGATGGATGCCAAAGTCGGCGATTGGGTGGTCACGCCGCGGATCGGTAAACCGGTCGAAGTGCAAGCGCTGTGGCTGAATGCTCTTCAATCCGCGATCACGATATGGCACGATCGGAAATGGATCGAACCGTTTCAGCGAGGTTCTTTGGAGTTTGAGCGCCGATTTTGGAACCCGGCGACGAATTGCTTATACGACGTCGTCGATGTTGATCACGTTGCCGGGCAGACCGATGCATTGCTGCGGCCCAATCAGATTTTTTCCGTCGGTGGCCTGCCTTTTCCATTATTGCACGGCGAGCGCGCACGCCATGTTGTCGCTGCGGTTGAACACCAATTGCTCACGCCGCTTGGCTTGCGTACGCTGGCTCCCGGGTCGCCAAATTACGCTGCCCGTTATGCTGGCGATCAACGGCAGCGCGACAACGCTTACCATCAAGGCACCGTTTGGCCGTGGCTCCTGGGTCCGTTTGTCGAAGCCTGGCTGCGAGTGCGCGGCGAAAGCGAAGCGGCGAAAGCCGAAGGACGCGAGAAATTTCTGCCGGCACTCGAAGCCCATTTGCAAACCGCCGGTCTGGGACACATCAGCGAAATCGCCGACGCCGAGTCGCCATTCACCCCTGGCGGTTGCCCGTTTCAAGCCTGGTCGCTGGGCGAATTGCTCCGGTTGAAGATGAAGCTGCTCGCCGAGTAA